In Mixophyes fleayi isolate aMixFle1 chromosome 4, aMixFle1.hap1, whole genome shotgun sequence, the following proteins share a genomic window:
- the LOC142149760 gene encoding beta-1,3-galactosyltransferase 2-like, whose protein sequence is MKSQILKYILLVLIFIFISGYLSYKNITENHLKVKVKKTPVNILTYPAFQHPLAPPYPYPYKFLINQPEKCKDRNPFLIILVASEIQDIEARNAIRETWGNKSNYDVDVVTLFLVGLSKLGSDRVQWKLEEESEAFGDIVQQDFLDTYYNLTLKSIMGIEWVVKFCPTASYIMKTDNDMFLNADYLVHQILHPELPVRTVYFTGYIVENAKPYRSEKSKWYVPKEIYPNDTYPPYCNGAGYVFSVDMAKKIYDVSQVIRMIPMEDVFLGICLYELKIPPTSSTPNKFNGDMITYNRCKFKQLVTVHSYKKEKLRSVWADFWAKRSLAC, encoded by the coding sequence ATGAAGTCCCAGATcttgaaatatattttacttgtgctgatttttatttttatttctggataCTTATCCTATAAAAATATTACTGAAAACCACTTAAAAGTCAAGGTAAAAAAGACACCTGTAAATATCTTGACCTATCCAGCTTTCCAACACCCTCTGGCACCACCATACCCATATCCATACAAGTTCCTCATTAACCAACCAGAGAAGTGCAAGGACAGAAACCCATTCCTAATTATACTGGTGGCTAGTGAGATCCAGGATATAGAAGCTAGGAATGCCATCCGGGAAACATGGGGTAATAAAAGTAATTATGATGTTGATGTGGTAACACTTTTTCTGGTTGGGCTCTCTAAACTTGGAAGTGACCGAGTCCAATGGAAGCTTGAGGAGGAGAGTGAAGCCTTTGGTGACATTGTACAACAAGACTTTTTGGACACTTATTATAACTTGACCCTAAAATCCATAATGGGCATAGAATGGGTGGTGAAATTTTGCCCCACTGCTAGCTACATTATGAAAACAGACAATGACATGTTTCTCAATGCAGATTATCTGGTCCACCAGATTCTTCACCCAGAGTTACCAGTCCGTACAGTTTATTTTACAGGATACATAGTAGAGAATGCTAAACCTTATAGGAGTGAAAAAAGCAAGTGGTATGTACCTAAGGAAATCTATCCCAACGACACCTACCCACCCTACTGCAATGGTGCTGGATATGTCTTTTCAGTGGACATGGCAAAAAAAATCTATGATGTGTCTCAGGTTATTCGGATGATCCCCATGGAAGATGTTTTTTTGGGAATTTGTCTGTATGAGCTCAAGATCCCACCCACTAGTTCGACTCCTAACAAATTTAATGGCGACATGATTACCTACAACCGATGCAAATTTAAACAGCTCGTAACAGTTCACAGTTATAAAAAGGAGAAGCTGAGGTCTGTGTGGGCAGATTTTTGGGCTAAGAGATCGTTGGCATGCTGA